The following proteins are co-located in the Halorussus caseinilyticus genome:
- the hflX gene encoding GTPase HflX has translation MSPDASTQSRDAVIAKRTVDDRPTTDEIRKLADAAGYDPVAEVTQIRSEAAATNLGPGKAEELAEVVAETDAGVVVVDNDLSASQTRELVETCPEGTEVLDRHRLVLDIFEEQAGSKRAKLQVERAQLEYDLPRIRERITRELAGENLAHDEKGGQRVRDVEQRIDELDRKLAELGDDAETRRERRREEGFEFVALAGYTNVGKSTLLHRLADELDFETDDDHEDLDGTAEIEDRLFKTLDTTTRRATIGDRRTLVTDTVGFVDDLPHELVESFHGTLSATESADCAVLVADASDPPAELRRKVETSLDLLEDAEGEVLAVLNKADLLDADELAERERAFEAFSLDPIAVSAVEDWNLDTLRERIADALPDRRETELRLPNDDDAMSVVSWLYDRADVRDVTYGDEVRVEFAAKESVIEKARAKAETVDV, from the coding sequence ATGTCACCCGACGCAAGCACACAGTCCCGAGACGCAGTTATCGCAAAGCGAACCGTAGACGACCGACCGACCACCGACGAGATTCGAAAACTGGCCGACGCCGCAGGCTACGACCCCGTGGCCGAAGTGACCCAGATTCGCTCGGAGGCCGCCGCGACCAACCTCGGACCCGGAAAGGCCGAGGAGTTGGCCGAAGTGGTCGCCGAGACGGACGCGGGAGTCGTCGTCGTAGACAACGACCTGTCGGCGTCCCAAACCCGCGAACTCGTCGAGACGTGTCCCGAGGGCACCGAAGTCCTCGACAGACACCGACTCGTCCTCGACATCTTCGAGGAACAGGCCGGGAGCAAGCGCGCGAAGTTGCAGGTCGAACGCGCCCAGTTGGAGTACGACCTGCCCCGGATTCGTGAGCGCATCACCCGCGAGTTGGCGGGCGAGAACCTCGCTCACGACGAGAAGGGCGGCCAGCGCGTCCGCGACGTGGAACAGCGAATCGACGAACTCGACCGGAAACTCGCCGAACTCGGCGACGACGCCGAGACCCGCCGCGAGCGCAGACGCGAGGAAGGCTTCGAGTTCGTGGCGCTCGCTGGCTACACCAACGTCGGGAAATCGACGCTCCTGCACCGACTCGCCGACGAACTCGACTTCGAGACCGACGACGACCACGAGGACCTCGACGGCACGGCCGAAATCGAGGACCGCCTGTTCAAGACCCTCGACACGACCACGCGCCGGGCCACCATCGGGGACCGCCGAACGCTCGTGACCGACACCGTGGGGTTCGTAGACGACCTTCCCCACGAGTTGGTCGAGTCGTTCCACGGCACCCTCTCGGCGACCGAATCGGCCGACTGCGCGGTGTTGGTCGCCGACGCCAGTGACCCGCCAGCGGAACTCCGCCGGAAGGTCGAGACGAGTCTCGACCTGCTCGAAGACGCGGAGGGCGAGGTGCTGGCGGTCCTGAACAAGGCCGACCTGCTCGACGCCGACGAACTCGCCGAGCGAGAGCGCGCGTTCGAGGCGTTCTCGCTCGACCCCATCGCAGTCAGCGCGGTCGAAGATTGGAACCTCGATACGCTCCGCGAGCGCATCGCCGACGCGCTTCCCGACCGCCGGGAGACCGAACTCCGCCTTCCGAACGACGACGACGCGATGAGCGTCGTGTCGTGGCTCTACGACCGCGCGGACGTGCGCGACGTGACCTACGGCGACGAGGTGCGCGTCGAGTTCGCCGCGAAGGAGTCCGTAATCGAAAAGGCGCGGGCGAAGGCCGAGACGGTGGACGTGTAG